In one window of Gossypium arboreum isolate Shixiya-1 chromosome 4, ASM2569848v2, whole genome shotgun sequence DNA:
- the LOC108459708 gene encoding LOB domain-containing protein 1-like, which produces MENNERGSISPISIPTTFSYSPSSSPSSPLSQFSPSFPSPDSQSSSPPSPPRAAAASPQLVLGPCAACKILRRRCVDKCVLAPYFPPTEPSKFIIAHRVFGASNIIKSLQELPESQRADAVSSMVYEASSRIRDPVYGSAGAIFQLQKQVSDLQAQLAKAQAEVVTMQCQQANVLTLILEMSQSKETIDTTCFLDDTCVVSPWEPLRT; this is translated from the exons ATGGAAAACAATGAGAGAGGTTCAATCTCTCCAATCTCAATTCCAACCACGTTTTCTTATTCTCCATCGTCGTCGCCTTCTTCACCACTTTCTCAGTTTTCACCAAGTTTTCCTTCTCCAGACTCTCAATCTTCTTCACCACCATCACCGCCGCGAGCAGCAGCAGCTTCTCCTCAGCTTGTTCTCGGCCCTTGTGCTGCCTGCAAAATCCTTCGCCGTCGCTGCGTCGACAAGTGTGTTTTGGCTCCTTATTTCCCACCAACTGAGCCTTCTAAGTTCATCATTGCTCATAGAGTTTTTGGagctagcaacatcatcaaatcCTTGCAG GAACTACCAGAGTCCCAAAGAGCAGATGCAGTAAGTAGCATGGTGTACGAGGCCAGTTCTCGGATTCGGGATCCGGTATACGGGTCTGCCGGAGCGATTTTCCAGCTTCAAAAGCAAGTGAGTGACCTCCAAGCACAGCTGGCCAAGGCACAAGCTGAGGTTGTGACCATGCAATGCCAACAAGCCAATGTGTTAACCCTAATCTTGGAAATGTCACAATCTAAAGAAACCATTGACACCACTTGTTTTCTAGATGATACTTGTGTTGTTTCACCTTGGGAGCCTCTCCGGACTTGA